The following is a genomic window from Gadus morhua chromosome 23, gadMor3.0, whole genome shotgun sequence.
ACTGAAGTGCTCTATTAAGGTAATGAATTTGCATATAGGTTTggataaatgacactttacAAACAACTCATTAACTTGCACAGTTGAACATCTACTGTGCCTGTTTAGATTATAAAGACGATGACATGAATGCATCACAGCATTCCGTTCACAGGAACCAAGAACCAATCATTTTGGGGGTATAACATGTTCATGtataaaataaagaagaagaTAAATTCTGAAGGTGGATATATTCCCCCTGGAGGGCGCTGGCTACAGCTCTGGCCTTTGCTTACGTCTTGGTCCATGGATTTATGAATCGCAATTAAAAAAATCACTATCAATGTGCACGCTTTCtgatgatgtgatgtgatggtgTCCTCCGCTTCGACCCTGACGTTTTACCAGAGGAACCGCACAATGACCACTAGGGAGGGGACGAGGTAATGGTGGTGGCAGGGGGAGATCCCGGGGTTTGAGTACCACGGCTGTGCCACAGAATGGACTACAGTTGCTGAGATGAGAAACCCTTGAAActctgggagagggggaggggcctgaggTGAAAGTTCTAAAAAGAGTTATTGGAGTTATATAGAGAATTTTGAACAACTCGTGAGCGCCATGAACCAATTGCCAAATACCAGTGGAAAGAGATGACAACTGTTGACCTTTCACTTCCCTAACCCAATAAGGGAAAGTTCAGTTTTTTAAAATTGTACTCTACTTTGCATCCTCCTTTACAACACAAAGAGAGGCACATTTAAACCAGACACATACTTCTGATTGCTTCGAGAAAAATTACCAAAATATGTAAGTGTTTCACTCATAATCTACCTTTTAATTGTTAGCAGATAATCAAATTCAAAGGCATTGAACATATTCTTATGTTAACCATGTGCTTATGTTTTCAATTTACTTTGGTCACAACATGTTATGAAAACATTTAGgcattttattgatttattttggtGTAATGTAACGAATAGCAATGACTTGAGTTTTGATCCTGTTGCTATTATGATGTCTTGTACTGGTGATATATTAATTGTATgctttgattgttctcagcctcacctgaaaccacgcacacacacacacacacggacggacggacggacggacggacggacaagGTTATTATCTGGATTAATAATTCACTCTAACACTGGTTGCCTCAAAACATCTAGTTTCTTCCTTTATATACGATTAATATGCAAatcaaaatgcaaaaaaaatgggATTTTTATGTTTAGTGGatttaaacaaaaaagaaaatgggtTTTCTGATTTGGAGAAAAGTCTTTGAAACAGCATTCATTCAAACATATGTTGTGGTATACTCATGACAACAGGCAGAATAGCATATTAATGACTAAGTTTGTGCGTTAGGATGTAACGCACAAACGTTTATCATGAAGATAAATGTTCATGAAATATCCGTCGCAAAGCGTACAGGTTGATATGCCTCAATGACAGTATTTCAATAACAAATTGTAGTGACCCTTTTCTGTTTAtctttctgtgtctgtttgaCAGTGTTTTTGGATTGGCTGTTTACACATGAACGTTCTGTGGCACAAAATTAACCCAACCATCTGCGGAAAAATGGAAATGTGCTTCTGTTCATTGGGAatctttacttttttttttactctgaaCGGTTTATTTTTTCCAACTGCTGGTTATGTGCTgaaggactgctggatcacacggcacacacaggCCATCTGTAAGCCCATTGGTAGAACTTTAAATGTGTTTCCAAAGGACATTCCAGCAAGGGTGACGACTATGGACTTGTCCGTAAATAAAATTTCAAAACTAAATAATACCGATTTGGAAGATTTACCAAATCTGTTGCACATAGACCTGACAGAAAATCGGATCTCTGAGATAGAATCTGGCACTTTTGCGGGCCAAATTTCTCTAGAGGTTTtgattttaaacaaaaataagctTAGAAAACTGAAGAAGGGTATATTTGATGGCTTAGTTAAACTCACAATGCTTGGACTTACTCACAATAAGATTGAAACAGTAGCACCCACCTCTTGTAAGTCTCTGATCAATCTAAAGTTTTTGGATCTAGGCCATAACAAACTGCACCACTTAACAAATTATCAGCAAATCTTACAGCAAATGCCACATTTACAGACCCTTCACGTTGGAGCAAACAATATATCCACTTTTAATTCGTGGGAGCTGTCAAATAAGCCTACAGAACTTATTACACTTGATTTGTCTCAAAATGAGCTTTTGGTCTTTGTGCTCACTGCCGATATCTTTCCCAAACTCACAAAGTTGGGCCTTAATGATGGTATAAAGAATGGTATGGTCTGGGAGATGAATGACACATCACACCTTATTGGCATTTCTGAACTAGATATCAGTAGGGTTCACTCCTCATTAGACGGACTGCAGGAAGTTCTGGAGACATTTAACTCCTCACTGATGAATCTGACGTTAAACCATATGAAAAAAACCCTGGAAATTCTCATAAGTATTTCCTGCAAAATCCCATCGCTGACCTCTCTTACAGTCCAACATAATAGCATCAGGGTTATTAGTTCAGACATGCTGCACTTGTGCTCCAATGTGAATGAGTTGGACTTGGGGCACAACAAGATAACTAACATATCTGACGAATCATTTCAATCTCTTAGGCAGCTTCAAATTTTAGTCCTTATGTTCAACAGTCTCTCATCTGTCCCATATGCCATCAGGAATGTATCAACACTCTTTAAACTGGATCTCAGCTTCAATCGCATGCGTTTGCATGACTGTGAGGATTTTGCCAACATGAAAAGTCTCAGAATTCTCTTTCTAAACAATAATCATTTAGGTGCTCTAAAGGACTGTGTTTTCAGAGATTTAGTCAATTTAAAAAACTTGCAGTTGCCAAACTGCAGTATTCGTAAATTAAACGGTGCGTTCATCAACACCATGCCAAATCTCCaagtgcttaatttgtcaaaTAATCAACTCACTGTTCTAGATCAGGGAGAATTTAAAGCTTTGAAATCCCTTCAAAATCTGACATTAGATGGGAATAAATTAAGCAAGTTAAAAAGTGGTGCATTTCATGGACTGTCCAATCTTAGATACCTTACACTTCAGTCAAATAAACTCAAAGAAACTCAAATCAAAAACAAAGTTTTTCGTGACTTGAAGGGATTAAAGTCATTGAATTTGATGAGCAATCACATTAAATATAAATCAGCTGAGTTGATTCCCAAGGCACCATTTGCTGAGCTTTCAAAACTAGATACATTGATTCTTTCAGGGCAACACGGTCGATTTGGAGCATACCTCCCTCAAAATCTTCTAAAAGGCCTGACAAATTTGTCAACACTCAATATCAGAAGTTCCCATCTTATGTATATGCACCCACATACCTTCAACTATACACCCAATCTGAAAGTGCTTTCCTTGAGTTCAAATGATATTGCTGACTTTGTTCATGGTTTGTTTTCTCCGATTCAAAAACTAAAAAGTCTCAAAATCTCACATGCAAGTCTGCAGTCTCTAGATTTTCTGCTGCATGCTAACCTTACAGAGCTGAAGTTCTTGGAGGTGAGACATAATGCCTTTTCGGGGATTAGAGAAACTGTGTTGCAGTCTCTGCCAGCACTTGAATACCTAGATATAAAGGGTAATAGCTTCAGCTGTGACTGTGAC
Proteins encoded in this region:
- the LOC115537480 gene encoding toll-like receptor 13 encodes the protein MHAVQASPETTHTHTHTDGRTDGRTDKCFWIGCLHMNVLWHKINPTICGKMEMCFCSLGIFTFFFTLNGLFFPTAGYVLKDCWITRHTQAICKPIGRTLNVFPKDIPARVTTMDLSVNKISKLNNTDLEDLPNLLHIDLTENRISEIESGTFAGQISLEVLILNKNKLRKLKKGIFDGLVKLTMLGLTHNKIETVAPTSCKSLINLKFLDLGHNKLHHLTNYQQILQQMPHLQTLHVGANNISTFNSWELSNKPTELITLDLSQNELLVFVLTADIFPKLTKLGLNDGIKNGMVWEMNDTSHLIGISELDISRVHSSLDGLQEVLETFNSSLMNLTLNHMKKTLEILISISCKIPSLTSLTVQHNSIRVISSDMLHLCSNVNELDLGHNKITNISDESFQSLRQLQILVLMFNSLSSVPYAIRNVSTLFKLDLSFNRMRLHDCEDFANMKSLRILFLNNNHLGALKDCVFRDLVNLKNLQLPNCSIRKLNGAFINTMPNLQVLNLSNNQLTVLDQGEFKALKSLQNLTLDGNKLSKLKSGAFHGLSNLRYLTLQSNKLKETQIKNKVFRDLKGLKSLNLMSNHIKYKSAELIPKAPFAELSKLDTLILSGQHGRFGAYLPQNLLKGLTNLSTLNIRSSHLMYMHPHTFNYTPNLKVLSLSSNDIADFVHGLFSPIQKLKSLKISHASLQSLDFLLHANLTELKFLEVRHNAFSGIRETVLQSLPALEYLDIKGNSFSCDCDKAWFLQWVITNKQTQVFDAYNFECNSPPNLKGKKLLDIDIRSCAVDMGFICYISTACAVIMTIAVSFTHHFLQWHLVYTYYLMLAFLYNSKHKNKRAHQYDSFVSYNAKDEGWVLGELLPKLEDEQGWTLCLHHRDFQPGKSIMDNITDAIYGSRKTICVVSRDYLKSEWCSREIQVASFRLFDEQKDVLILVFLEDIPMQQLSPYYRMRRLLKRKTYLSWSRADAHPDLFWEKLRQALDTQEHPMGEHLRLTVEDGPPGERPDQ